The sequence TAAAAGGTAACGCAGTGTGGCATGTTTGCCTTTAGTAGCTGGTCCAGCTAAGAGGTTTATGCGGCTGTTGCTGCTCATTAGAGGAGCTGTCCTCTAGCTCAAGCATTAATGGCTTATTGTTCTGGGACTGAAGGTCCCCAGTTCAAATCTGACCTCAGCAGCATCACCTGTACCAACCCTGCAAGCTGTACCTGTGGTTTGGCCCTTCCCGTGGCTAAGCATGTGCTTCTTGCCCACGCAGTAGAAATACAGCTCTAGAGAGGGACTGCTCAGGGGCGTGGCGCCCTTACAGGGCTAGCACTCCTCCTGGCAGCCACTAGCCACCCACAGACACACGCGCCAGTGGTACAAAGCCCTTTTGAAAAGGACTGAAGCAGAATTAAGGAAACAAAAAATTGACAAGGGCCGCAACTGAGTGAAACGCGCACGTGACTAGCAAAGCCCGGCCCCTACGAAGGGAAGAGAGCCGTTTCCCCAGGCTGACAGCCGCAGTGGCTTTTCAAACCCATGCCGGGGGATATAAACAGCTTGGGCACAAAGGAGCTTGACCACCTCCATGGTGGACCACGGTGAGTGGCTGAACATAGTCAGGGAGACGCGGGCTGACCCAGCCTGAGACCCTGTGGCTACAGTTCCGTGGGGCCGCAgctgctgggcagggctgtgccatAGGTAGCCGGTGCGTGCAATAACCGGTGGTGGGGAGTGACTGACGCCCTGCAGGCCCAGCACTAGCAGCAAGCCCAGCGGCCAGCTTGGCACTGCTGCCTGCTCTGGAACCTGTACGAGTGGAGAGGGGAAcgtggctgggcctggggcaggggtgtgtgtgagagaacaaCACAAGGTTGAGGGGGAAGCGGTGAAGCGCACGACACGTATGGCCAACACACCCAGCATGCTGGGAGCGCTCAGGCCCTGCTCTGGAgccaccccaagccccacacGGCCTGCTGGGCGGTAACCTGGCAGGAGCGACCGTCAGGGCCGGGTGCTGGGCAGTAGCTGCAGCCAGAAAGGCTCCATGGTGAAGCCAGGCCATAGAGCCTATCCACTGAGACAGCTTTGCACCCCCTTTAAACCACCATGCCCCCATCAGTCCCCACCTGAGCTGCCAAAGCCAGCGCTCAGCCTTACCCCGGCTGGCAGAAATGTCCCACAGAAACTAAAAATAATGACCAGCCCCCAACCTCAGCCAGCAGTCACTGTTTACGTAGGACCTATGTTTTGCTACTCTGCAGCCAGCAAGGGGCAGCCCTGTGTTCACCTACTGACCCACAGCCCTGGCCCGTGGGCGCTAAAAGCAACAAGAACTGCAGGGTCAGCTAGGCCATCATTCGAAACATTCAAAAATGGCGTAAGACAAATCCCCAACCCTACTCGGCACTGGTGCCTAGCGTGTGAAGGGGAGCGAGCTGAGCTGGCAGAGAAGGGAAACGTAAAACTCCTTGTGAGCCCTTACCAGCTGCCCTTTTGTACAGTTCGTTTATACTGGTGATTGTGTGCCCTTGTTTACAACCCAcgtggaggggcagagggaggggatgggCTGCACGTGCTAACCCAATGGGCTTTAATGGCTATTGCAATTGCTTGTCTCACATCTCCCACCAGTTGTCCTTCccctcggggggcgggggggggtgcctTCCCCCTTGCCAGCTGGGCTTGGACGTGACTCCCCTGGCCAGAGCAGTGGAGTCCCCCGGCTCTCGTCAACATTGACCGTTCTGGTACAAGTGTGATGTGATGGACAGGTGAACTGGAAACAACAGCCGTGCATCAATCACAGGGCACATGCATGCCTGTTTCACCATGCACGTTATCCGCGTACTCTCAGGAGGTGTGGGCACCTGTTCTGGTGGGGATTCCCCCACCTTCCTCGCCCCTCCTGACACCCAGCCTAGTGCCACCAGCTATAATGGGGAAGCACCTCTGGTACTTCGCTAGCAGGTGGTCTGGGCTGACAAGACCGTTAGCCCCAGAGGCGCCTGGGACATAAAACGAAAAGATGAAGGTTCTTTTTAGACCGTGACCTCAGTCTTGCTATTGGTGGAGAAGGGCCGCGGGGGCTGGACATAGTGGGTGGGCGTCTGGCTGAAGACCTCCGGCAGCTTCTCGACGCTGAACTGGCGCTTGTTGGCATAGATCTGTCGGCGGACATCAGGGGGGTGGTGATGGCTGGGGTCCCAGCCTCCCTTGAAGGCCGGACTGGCCACCAGTGAGTGGGCGTTGGTTTTCACCACCTTGGCCTTCTGCCCAGGTGTCGCCAAGCCAACCAAGGCACAGCTGTCGTGCAGGGGAGGCATGTCTTTCTGATGCAGCCCCATGGGTGGGAAGGACAGAGGACCAGGCGGAGGCATGTCCACCATGGGAAACCGCTTGTAGAATTCTTCGGGCGCACTCTCTGCAGGGGAAAACAAAGCAAAGGGCAGGAAGTCAGAGAGCCATGGAACACACCCGCCTTCCTGGGCTGCACAAGAGCCTTCCACCTCTCTGCCTGCCAGGATGGCTCTCCTCCATGCCTGTCCCCGCCTCCCCTGGACCTGGGCTTCAACTCTGCTGCGAGGGACAGAACCTTGGCCATCTCACTCTCTGGCCCCCGCTCCATGAATGCAGCAGCTTCCCTTGCGCAGCCTTGTCCCAGGCCCCTTTCCTTCACTGATGCCTGtgctgaacccccacccctgagctaaaCTTTGCTCGAACTCAGAACACATGACACTTGCAGCCCTTGCTTCTCTCTCCAGGCCTGCAGAACCGCTAGAGCTGGGGGCTGCACTGCTCTCCCTGACAGCACCAAGGGTGTCCCGTTTCCTTCCCTCTGGCCTTGGGGAAATCACAGTCACTGCTACCACGGGATGCGGGGAGAGAAGAGCTGAAGCAAAGCCAGAGGAAGCACAGGCTGGTGACGCAGCCCCGTCCGGTCCCTGGGCTGCGGTAGCACATACCTACGGCCTTGAGCGTGGCATACTTGGCGTAGTCCGGAGCTTGGTGGGGCATGGTGCTCGTCATCTGCAGCCGGTTGCTGTGGGCATGTGGCAGCCCCATCTGGGGGGCGATAGGGGGGCTGACCACAGCGTTATTCAAGTGCATATTGTCTGGAAATGCAAAGAAAGATTCTGGGAGGGAAGGTTTAAGGGGTCAGAAAgtcagaatttaaggccagaaagaaccattagatcatctagcctaTCCTGCTGTCCACCAAAGGTCATTCCATTTCGGCTGCTTACCCCAGTACTGAGCCCAGGAACTTGTGCATGGCTACATCACATCTTCCAGAGAGGCCTCCAGCCTTGATCTGACGGCAGCAAGAGCCTGAAAATcgaccacttcccttggtagtttgtccCAATGGTTTCACCCCCCGCACTGTTTGGTGACTGGCATGAAGGGCGCATTCCCATTCCAATGGGACACCCACAGCCCTGACACCGCCATTCCCGTCGGCACTAACTGGCCTCCTCTGCAGAGAGACCAACGCTGAATGGGCCAAAGGACCTGACCTCCCGTCACTCCTAGCAACAGACCCTTGGTGCCAGGCTTGGTGTGGGCCATGTGGGTGCAAAGCTAGGAGAGTGGCTGCCCGTGTACCTGTTCAGACTTCAGGCTCCAGGGCTCTCAGTCGGGTGACATTCACCAGCGGTAACTTCAGATCAAAGCATTTCAATGCAAATTCCCCTTGCCCCCTTTAACCTGGGACAAGCATCACTGgcaaatgaaagagaaaacagaGCCTTCCCCATCTTCCCCGAGCAGAGTTGAACTAAACTAAGAGGCCACTGGATTAGCAGCTGATTTCCCCGTGTTACACAGCTGGGGACCACGGTGGTACCAGTGAATCCTGGCTCCACCAATCCTCCCATTGTCACCACCCAGGGGAGTCCCAAGGGGACAGCATGGGCTAGCGATCAGCCCATCCTTCAGCAGAGGAGAaacacttccccccacccacctcgAAAGCAGATCCCCTGCGGGGACATCCCCCGGCCACATGCTGGATGACCTCACCAGTTGCCATTCACCAGCACTGGGACTAGCTCCAGCTCTGAGGGGGAAATCCCAGCCACCTGTGCTCTAGAAGGATGAGATACAGCATGGATCCCACCCACCCCAGGTACACTCCGGCCAGTGCCGGACGCTGCCCTGAAGCGTATTCTGGCGTGCTTTGCTCAGCCTAGCTTTAAAGAACCCAAGTGATGGgactttccccagcactgccccaccACGGGACTGCTCCACCACCTAACACACCTCACGGCTAGGAcagttttcctccctcctccatgCTCCCACCTGCTAGTCCGAGTGCAGCTAGTAACCCGCCAGCCTTGGGGGCTCCTGCAGCTTGTCCTAGCCGGATGACTGCACTGCGCTTTGACCTGTGAGCTGCAAACACACACTGGCTGCTGCCAGGGCAAATGTCACTTCCAATCTTTCAGAGAAGCAAGCAGGGGACTGTCAGCCTGGAgggggagcctcctcccagaggCTGAATGGGTAGGCAGCAGGGAGCGCACTGGAGAAGGGGCAGAAGGCACAAATGCAACTTATGCAAGCCTCGAAAGCTGCTCCCCTAGAGCAGGGGCAGACACAGCCGCCACGCAGCCAAATCAGTGTTGTGTTTCACCTGTGCCAGCTGTTCTTGGTGATGACTGTCCCAGAACCAGGAGCAGAACCAACAGGGAGCCCAAACTTCCTGAGCCTCAACATATCTCTCACCCACAGCCTCTGCAACATCCATGCGAGCAGCAGATACTGGGAGGGTGGAGAGAGGCACTCCCAGCTTCCCAGGGGAGTGTCGACAAAGAGCAGTGACGGGGCCCCCACGTGGGAAGAAAGAGGCCCCTTGAAGAGGAAGGAATTCCTCGTTTGAGAGTAGGGTTCTGGTGAAAGAATTTCCAGGGGCTGTATCCCCTCCTCCCTGGGAACCCCTGATGCCAGCATGGTGCCCCCAGAACTCCCCATGACCAGCGCCCCCTTACGCTGCATTGACATTAGGAGAGGAGCTCAATGCCTGCAATCCTCCCCATGACCAGCATTTTGGTGGGGGGCCGCTCTCTCACCCTGGAGTCCACTGCGGGAGGGCTGCCTTTAAAGCTCTACTTTAAATAGAAAACAACAGAAACAAGGGAACAGACTTCCTCCCATGCATGTTCTTCTACTGCCTCTGTGCAAACTGCCCTGCTTGGTTTGCTCCACCCCGCCCcagcttccctcctgcccccctcgaGCCCCTTTCACAGAAACGGAAGGAGACCGGGAGGCCCTCTGCTGCCCACAAACCGGTCCCTGCCCAGCACAGATGGGACCATGGGGAGGACGGGAGGCGATGCTCTTACCTGTGCCGTTTCTGGGGGAGCTCCGGGCAAGCCCGTCACCCATCTGGACCTGGATGCTGCCCAAGTGGCCGTCAGTCATGTGGTCAGAGGGGCCGTGGCCCGGCTGCTTCAGCAAGTCTGTGAGCGTTCTGGAGAAGGCGGAAAGAAAGTAGCAAACCAGCATCACGTGAGGGGAGTCTCCACACTCTCCGCCACACGGGCGTGCGATACAGACACTTGGTGCAGACATAAGACCACTCGGCCAATGCACCTCAGTTCAGACCCACAGGGCAGGCCTACACTTGTAGGCGGCACTggggcagctgcactgctgcagcgctttagtgaagatgctctcCCCTCAGCGTAGTGAATcctcctccctgagaggcagtagcggtgttggcgggagaagctctcctgccatgATAGCACTGTCTGCATcagcacttaggtcggtgtaactacATCGCCCAGAGGGTGGATGAGTCACATCCCCGAGGGACATAGTTATATTgaagtaattctgtagtgtagacctccCCACAGAAACCCTGGTTATTCCAGCCTAGGGCTCAATACAGCACTGCCAATGCACCTCCACTCCGGCCTGTAGAACCCACTGCTATTCCAGTGCCGGGCCACTACATGGGTCTCCCAGTGCCTCTCACACAGCCGCTTTCCAGCCCTGTGCAGCGATGGCCGAACAAACCAAACGTCATGGTGGCCAACCACCAAACTCACCTGCCAACCAAGGTGGGATCTGAACTCTGTGCTAGCCAAGGATAGAAGGAAAGGCCAAGCCCCACGTAGCCACGCCCTCCCAGCATGCTCAGCCTTGTAGCATGATCCACTTCCTCTTGAAAAGCACGACCACTGTGGGGCACTTTGTCAATGTTACAAGGGAGGCCCCTGCCACCTAGTAAATGGTCAGTTGTTGCTAAtgttaaaggggtggggtggggggcaggggaattaAAGAGTGAAACCTTTGTGTTCATCACACTgccctcttccccttcctgcacaTCCAGAAGCTGGAGAGACCCATTTGCATGACTAGattaaaataaagaaagacaCGAGGCTTGGCAAAGGTTAAGGGCTTGGGGACACAATACCTGAAGGGTGTAAAAGCAgcgagggagaggaattgttCCGAGTGCACCAAAGACgtataactaggagtaatgggatgaaacagAGGAGGAAAACTCAGGCTGAATAACAGGGGAGGTTTCCCAAGAGACAGAACTACCAGAATGTGGAATTGTCTGCTAAGGGAAGCGATGGAAACCCCAGCGCTTGAGTCATTTCAAACTGAAGTGGAGAAAGCCCTGGAGAAGAGACTGTAGGGAAAGATCCGGCATCAGCAGGGATGTGGATGAGCCAGATGTGACCTTTCTTGGCTATTCTATCCATTTTTAATCATCCCTTTCTGAATAATGACATTAAAGAACATTACATAAGCGTAATTTGTTTAACATTCATGTGTGAAGACATCCCAGAAATTCCATGGTGCATGGAAGCTCCCAGAGCAACATATACACTCAGAAACCAGAACAGCCATGGACAGCAAGTCCCAGGATCAGATCCCCACGGTGCTATTTGCATGAAAATTAGCATAAAAAACAAGCCTGTTCTGCAAGGAAAGACCACGCAAGGGGTGTCTAGATAGATTTTTTCTGCCTCCAATCTGTATGATCATTCGCCCCCACTTTCCTTCTAACACAGATTCGCTGCTTTTACTCCGTATTTCTCGCATATTCCACTGCAGATGCTTCTGTCACAGCCTGTCCCTGTCCCCGCCTCTGGACAGACACCAGTCTGTTGTGAGTGGACTCAACCACTGGATCCCACATGCTCCTAAGTCAGTCAAGTCTGGGCAGAGGCTGGTCATTTAGCTCTGGCTTTCTCAGACTTCCTCCCAGGTATCCGTTTGTGACCCTGTGTGCCTAGGGCAGCCTTtcctggaaatgccaaggtcagggcaggctgtaaaagggagagagatactcccaagactggtgggtaacactgaagttaagctccccaaccagtcacaaactgtgctcctgatcccccacactggttatcaagaagcataaaaggaaaccacacagcccccttttatttcattccagttctctggctcccagtcagcacctaggtccagtacagtgagcaGTTATTTTAAACTtggctcacatatacaaaatattcttctgaccccaaagggtcagtcaCGTTACCAGGTCAATATGAGTTTGGATCTTACATaaaataccacgctgccagccaatccttaagcatctaaaactaaaggtttattataaagaaaaaagaaagaacaagaagagataaaacagtcacatacatacaaaaacttcaaagtccatatatcaggttcttagcagcacaggtactgactccatgggtgctctggggctggagcttccACGgggaaaattagtgggtgctcttcacccactggcagccaagctcccctctccccctccttttcctcccccaccccgagtgctccacgtccccgctcctccgcctacctcccagtgttTCCCGCCTgaccgccgccaaacagctgtttgcacgctccaggagggagggagaggagcggggaGCCGCGTGCTCAGGGCGGGAGGCgggaaagaggaggggctggggcagggatttggggaaggggttcaaataggggcggggagggggcggagttggggtggggactttggggaaggggctggaatgggggcggggaaggggtgggaagagactggttggggcggggcctcatggaaggggtggagtgggggcggggccggggacaGAGGTGGGGTCGAGCAtccaggggaaagaggggaagtcggtgcctatgcttagcagtattggtgagtttgctggcttgaaagtccctctggaacacatccacagcttggatgggtcattcagtcctttgttcagagcttcttTTGTAGGAAGGTTattccagaggtaagaagcaggaatgaagacaaaatggagaagctgcagctgccttttatagtcttttgccatgcagcttgtatttcctttgttccaaatgcaagctgcccagcacatggcctggaaGCATTacagttctgtccataggcatgtccctgcatgccttgctgagtcataaggtggaTCCCTGAccctttcaatgggttcattgtacagttgatgtcccttgatgggccatcaagcaggttAGGCAGTgttgatgccaatctgtctggggatgtcatccagatgcacagcacaagtttggaaatataGATATCCCCTACATATCTATACCTCATAATACAAAGATGagacaaacatataaacaagacgATCATACTTGGCAAATTACAACATTTTCACAGGTACCTCACTCGGCATATCTGGCACGACTCAGTGCCATTTTACAATATTGGGATTTATAATACCCTAAAGTGCCCCCCCCCAATTCCACACAGCGTCACACTGCTACCCTGCCTTGTGAAGTGGACTCTGCAGCCCAGCCATCTTAGACCCCAGAATCAGTGGCCCCACCTTCCTGAGCCCCAATTGCTCAGAGACACTCTTCCAACATTCCACCTTGCTGTGAGTGCTCTGAGCTTCTTGATCAACCCTTTCAGAGACAACATGGCAGGCAGGCAAGCAAGCAAAGCACTAAAGCGTTACAGAGCTTTGCAAAATAAGAGTTCTGAGACATCCCCCTCCAAAGTCTGTTCTCACCCTTTCTGTGAGGCCTGCATCTCAGGCCAGGCAGAGTGCcttctgccttctctctctctccagcctggtctCCTGGCATGTGGCAGTGGCCAGCCCCCCCCTCACAGAGATCATCCCCCTTAAATACAGTCTCTGACCCCTTGTGCCCATGTGCCCAGGCTAAGAAAAGCCAGCCCCTTCCCCTTCTGTGTAGAGAGCTTGTGTTCCATGTGGATGGCCAATAGTTGAGAGACAGAGCTGATGACTCTAGTTTGTTTTGTGATGGCTTTTCAGTCAGTCTTTCAGCAAGGCCCCCCCGCACCGCTCCTGGGAAGGGCAGCGTGTGGGATGCAGCATACTAACCTGGCCCTGGACAAGGTGAGTCCTGGGTTCAGCTCCTAAACACAAGGATATCCTAATCCAAAATGAAGGTTACCATCCAAAACGGAGTTTGCACTTTGATACAGACATAGCCTACTTTGTCACAGCTTCTATAAATGGGTCATTCCTGTACCACATTTAATTGTGTCTTGGCATCTGGACAAAGAACTGAGACTCAGTACTGAAGTACATAACCATGAACTTTACACTAGTTTTTCCCGCACTACAAGGGAATTCCCACAGCTTTCACCAAACTTCTAAAGTCCTGGACTAGCATTCCCAGTGCTGAATGTAAAACTAGAGATGGATTCTCTGAGGCCAGTCCCTTTGCCAGTTGTTCCAGATCCCAGtctggaatggggcagggctgtTCCCGGACTGTTATGCTTCACTCCGGCTCTTGTCAGCGATTGGTGAACATCATAAGCTAACTCTAACAGTAGCCAGTGGAGACAGTGCTTAGAAAGCACATGCCGTTGGGTGATCATCTTGCATCAGTCTCTGAGAATTTGCACCAACTGAGATCTTGGGCTTTTTGTTAATCTCAGAATATTTCAGTGCTGGTCTTTCGATGGCAACCTTTGTTTAATTCCCcaacatttttcttttgccaGCCATTGCTGTACTATTCTGTATTAGTCTCCAAGAGCACTCTGCCTGTGACAAATGAGGGACAATTTGCTTAGGTAGACTAACATGGCCACGAATCTCCATAGGTACTCCTTGATTTTGGGTCTTTCCATTTGCACAATTGACTCCACTTTTCTTGGGTCCAGTCTTTGTCACTGAGTCCGTGTCCTACATACCTGCCCTCACTCAGCCTGACCTGGCATTTGTGCCTGTTTGATCTCTGGCACGCTGCTGAGCAGTCTGCAGTCTGTCATTGAGGTGTGgattgtttttgttccaaatcagcAGACCATCACCAGTAATTACTTCCACCCCATCCAGATCCTCGAAGATCTAGGACAGGATGCATTAGTACAGCTCAGGTGCTGAGGCAATCCCAAAAGGAAGTAACTTTAGCCATTGGGTCTCCCCACTCACCCTCCCCCCCGACCCAACCCAAGAGGGATGTTGAAGGCACAGAGATTTGGTTTGATTTGTATTTTGGGGTGAGGATTTGAACTGGGTTTTCTTTTATAGGAATTGATTCACATTCCTCCCCACTCTGTGTCCCCcaataaaaatactattttttccacctTTTTACAACCGTAGCTATGAGTCAGTTCCAGCAGGCTGGAAACTGGTGGGCTAGGCTTTTATCTTTTGTCTCTGGCAGTGGAAGGACATCTCTGTCACTGAAGACCATGCTACCCGAGGCAACTGGCTTGTTCTTCTTTTATCAGCACTCAAACGGGCCTGTTGCATCAGCAAGTTCAATGTTATTTGACCTACATTTTCTTGGGCTTCTTTATGGTCATTCTTTTTTGTGACTTTTCCCCttgaaataaaaagaacatcAATACCAGCAACCCAAAGCAACCTTACAATATCAAAACAGTGTAGACAGCTGTCAATAAGAGTCTATGCTATAATAAAAAGAGAGTGCGAAGCCCAACAGTAAGCAGCAACCCTATAAACACAATGAAACAGTTTGCAAAGCTCTATGCGCATAAGcaaccctacaacaacaaacGAAGCTCACAGCCTCAAgcaaacctcccccactcccaaccaACACAAATAATATACCAGGAACTGCTACAATAGCCAAGAGTGTTCTTAAATAGGGAGGATGTCACAAGCACGTTAAAGTATCCAAAAatattagatttcaccaacctcTACTGTCACTGtctagagcaatggttctcaaccaggggcacatgtacccctgagggtacgcagaggtcttccaggaggtacctCAACTTatctagctatttgcctagttttacaacaggctacataagaaacactagcgaagtcagtacaaactaaaatttcatacagacaatgacttgtttatactgctctatatactatacacggaaatggaagtacaatatttatattccagtcgatttactttataattatatggtaaaaatgagaaagtcaacaatttgtcagtaacagtgtggCTGTGACTTTTGTATTCTTATAtctgattttgcaagcaagtcgtttttaagtgaggtgaaactcagggtacacaagacaaatcagactcctgcaaggggcacagtagactggaaaggttgagaagcactgcacTAGAGCAACCCCACAACAAACCTATGTGtgccactgtcaaggttccttccccactctgaactctagggtacagatgtagggacctgcatgaaagacccccctaagcctATTCTTATCAGCTTAGTTTAAAAGCTGctaccaccaaagtgttacacaaagaacaggggaagagcccacttggaaacatctcgccccccaaaaaatatccccccaagcactacaccccctttcctggggaaggcttgataaaaatccttaccaacttgcataggtgaacacagacccaaacccttggatcttaagaacaatgaaaaagcaatcagtttcttaaaagagaattttaattaaagaaaaagtaaaagaatctcctctgtaaaatcaggatggtaaataccttacagggtaatctgattcaaaacatagagaatccctctaggcaaaaccttgagttacaaaaagacacaaaaacaggaatatacattccattcagcacaacttattttatcagccatttaaacataacagaatctaacacatatctaactagattgcttactaagggtatgtctacactacgaaattaggtcgaatttatagaagtcggttttttagaaattggttttatacattcgagtgtgtgtgtccccacagaaaatgctctaagtgcactaagtgcattaacttggcggagtgcttccacagtaccgaggctagagtcgacttccggagcgttgcacggagggtagctatcccacagttcccgcagtctccgctgcccattggaattctgggttgagatcccaatgcctgatggggctaaaacattgtcacgggtggttctgggtacatatcgtcaggcccccgttccctccctccctccgtgaaagcaagggcagacaattgtttcgcgccttttttcctgagttacctgtgcag is a genomic window of Natator depressus isolate rNatDep1 chromosome 1, rNatDep2.hap1, whole genome shotgun sequence containing:
- the SHISA8 gene encoding protein shisa-8 isoform X2 translates to MASGSGAWMERGYVFGFCCLVLLDPGRVWTRAPSTQDPELEGQLESHGNTSWAPTLEDTVVAPTEAVPGSDRCRGYYDVMGQWDPPFNCNSGIYRYCCGTCGYRFCCQFKHGRLDQSGCSNYDTPNWVNTGQPPARVDETPEDPTRDKTNLIVYIICGVVAIMVLVGIFTKLGLEKSRSPPTEMTMSRTLTDLLKQPGHGPSDHMTDGHLGSIQVQMGDGLARSSPRNGTDNMHLNNAVVSPPIAPQMGLPHAHSNRLQMTSTMPHQAPDYAKYATLKAVESAPEEFYKRFPMVDMPPPGPLSFPPMGLHQKDMPPLHDSCALVGLATPGQKAKVVKTNAHSLVASPAFKGGWDPSHHHPPDVRRQIYANKRQFSVEKLPEVFSQTPTHYVQPPRPFSTNSKTEVTV
- the SHISA8 gene encoding protein shisa-8 isoform X1, with amino-acid sequence MASGSGAWMERGYVFGFCCLVLLDPGRVWTRAPSTQDPELEGQLESHGNTSWAPTLEDTVVAPTEAVPGSDRCRGYYDVMGQWDPPFNCNSGIYRYCCGTCGYRFCCQFKHGRLDQSGCSNYDTPNWVNTGQPPARVDETPEDPTRDKTNLIVYIICGVVAIMVLVGIFTKLGLEKSRSPPTEMTMSRTLTDLLKQPGHGPSDHMTDGHLGSIQVQMGDGLARSSPRNGTESFFAFPDNMHLNNAVVSPPIAPQMGLPHAHSNRLQMTSTMPHQAPDYAKYATLKAVESAPEEFYKRFPMVDMPPPGPLSFPPMGLHQKDMPPLHDSCALVGLATPGQKAKVVKTNAHSLVASPAFKGGWDPSHHHPPDVRRQIYANKRQFSVEKLPEVFSQTPTHYVQPPRPFSTNSKTEVTV